A DNA window from Helianthus annuus cultivar XRQ/B chromosome 15, HanXRQr2.0-SUNRISE, whole genome shotgun sequence contains the following coding sequences:
- the LOC110912756 gene encoding DNA repair protein RAD51 homolog 2 isoform X2 → MANKRITEMGLPKSIGHIFAARNIITAKDALSLTEFELMELLDVGLAQVKSALALISEMTSPRYQTVQTLLDQRKQNEYLTGHLPTQLKGLDAALCGGLPFGALTELVGPSGIGKTQFCLKLSLLAALPSCYGGLDGQVIYIDVESKFSSRRLIEIGINSFPEVFCLDGIAKEMAGRITVLRPGSLTEFTESLQEIKVSVLQYKVKLLIVDSMAALVSGSLAEFSRIPVVMTNQVRSRGANQISQYIFQESTVEDDTEKFDSRLVAALGIHWAHAVNIRLVLESRSGQRFIKVAKSPMSPTLAFPFQVTSMGIILLNDDGVEMAGPQINAIDHQGHSDIIFHGDER, encoded by the exons ATGGCGAACAAGCGAATCACTGAAATGGGTCTGCCAAAATCCATTGGTCACATATTTGCAGCTCGAAATATCATTACGGCTAAG GATGCATTATCATTGACTGAATTCGAGTTGATGGAATTATTAGATGTGGGTTTGGCACAAGTAAAGTCCGCGCTAGCTCTCATTAGTGAGATGACATCTCCACGTTATCAAACG GTTCAAACCCTGCTGGATCAACGCAAGCAAAATGAGTATCTGACGGGTCATCTTCCCACACAACTGAAGGGGCTTGATGCAGCTTTATGTGGTGGACTACCGTTTGGTGCTTTGACGGAGTTGGTAGGGCCCTCGGGAATTGGAAAAACACAA TTCTGCTTGAAGCTTTCTCTTTTGGCTGCACTGCCATCTTGTTATGGAGGCTTGGATGGTCAAGTAATTTACATTGATGTAGAATCCAAATTTAGTTCAAGAAG GTTAATCGAAATTGGTATTAATAGTTTCCCAGAAGTATTTTGCTTGGATGGCATAGCAAAAGAG ATGGCAGGTCGGATCACAGTTCTAAGACCTGGTTCCTTGACTGAGTTTACTGAGAG CTTGCAAGAAATCAAAGTTTCGGTCCTCCAATACAAAGTAAAGTTGCTAATCGTTGATAGCATGGCCGCTCTTGTTTCCGG GTCACTTGCCGAATTTTCACGAATACCCGTGGTGATGACAAATCAAGTAAGATCTCGAGGCGCTAATCAAATCTCACAGTATATTTTCCAAG AGAGCACTGTAGAGGATGATACCGAAAAATTTGATTCCCGTCTTGTTGCTGCTTTGGGGATTCACTGGGCTCATGCTGTTAACATTCGTCTTGTTCTTGAATCTAGATCAG GTCAGCGATTTATAAAGGTGGCAAAATCTCCAATGTCACCGACACTTGCATTCCCGTTTCAAGTTACTTCAATGGGGATAATATTACTTAACGATGATGGAGTAGAAATGGCAGGACCGCAAATAAACGCCATTGATCATCAAG GTCACAGTGACATAATTTTTCATGGAGATGAAAGGTGA
- the LOC110912757 gene encoding ribonucleoside-diphosphate reductase large subunit isoform X3: MLLIKDMYFHVCERSGKKAPLIADDVYEIIMKHAAKLDSEIIYDRDFDYDYFGFKTLERSYLLKIGGKVVERPQHMLMRVSVGIHKDDIDSVIKTYHLMSQRWFTHASPTLFNAGTPTPQLSSCFLLCMKDDSIEGIYDTLKECAVISKSAGGIGVSIHNIRSTGSYIRGTNGTSNGIIPMLRVFNDTARYVDQGGGKRKGAFAIYLEPWHADVYEFLDLRKNHGKEEQRARDLFYALWVPDLFMERVRSNGTWSLFCPNEAPGLADCWGQEFENLYTQYEKQGKAKKVVQAQDLWFTIMTSQIETGTPYMLFKDTCNRKSNQQNLGTIKSSNLCTEIIEYTSPTETAVCNLASIALPRYVREKGVPAESQPSKLVGSQGSSNRYFDFDKLAEITSVVTTNLNKIIDVNYYPVETAKKSNLRHRPIGIGVQGLADAFILLGMPFDSPEAQQLNKDIFETIYYHALKASTELAEKEGTYETYNGSPVSKGVLQPDMWGVTPSDRWDWNALRSTIAKNGVRNSLLVAPMPTASTSQILGNNECFEPYTSNIYSRRVLSGEFVVVNKHLLYDLTEMGLWSPTLKNQIIYEDGSVQKISEIPQHLKEIYKTVWEIKQKTLVDMAVDRGCYIDQSQSLNIHMDQPNYNKLTSLHFHAWSKGLKTGMYYLRSRAAADAIKFTVDTSLLDKKRKIAEDGNEDDITKMSKMVCSLLNREECMACGS; the protein is encoded by the exons ATGCTTCT AATTAAAGACATGTACTTTCACGTCTGTGAGAGATCTGGGAAGAAGGCTCCCCTTATTGCAGATGACGTTTATGAAATCATCATGAAG CATGCTGCTAAGTTGGACAGTGAGATTATATACGATCGGGACTTTGATTATGATTATTTTGGTTTTAAAACCCTTGAGAGGTCATATCTATTGAAGATTGGAGGGAAGGTTGTTGAAAGACCTCAACATATGTTGATGAGGGTTTCGGTTGGGATTCACAAAGATGACATTGATTCGGTAATCAAGACTTATCATTTGATGTCACAGAGGTGGTTCACTCATGCTTCTCCCACCCTATTCAATGCAGGGACACCAACACCTCAA TTGAGTAGCTGTTTCCTGTTATGCATGAAAGACGATAGCATTGAGGGCATATACGATACTTTGAAGGAATGTGCTGTTATCAGCAAATCAGCAGGTGGAATTGGTGTCTCTATTCATAATATCCGTTCAACTGGAAGTTACATACGTGGAACAAATGGTACATCCAATGGCATTATCCCAATGCTGCGTGTCTTTAACGATACTGCTCGATATGTTGACCAAGGAGGTGGCAAGAGAAAGG GTGCATTTGCTATTTATTTGGAGCCATGGCATGCTGATGTATACGAGTTTCTTGATTTGAGGAAAAACCATGGAAAG GAAGAGCAACGGGCTCGGGATTTGTTTTACGCTCTTTGGGTACCTGATCTGTTTATGGAGAGAGTTCGGAGTAATGGCACGTGGTCTCTGTTTTGTCCAAATGAGGCTCCTGGTTTGGCTGATTGTTGGGGTCAAGAGTTTGAGAACCTCTATACCCAATATGAAAAACAA GGAAAAGCTAAGAAAGTTGTTCAGGCACAGGATCTTTGGTTCACTATTATGACATCTCAGATAGAAACAGGGACCCCTTACATGCTCTTCAAG GACACTTGTAATAGAAAAAGCAATCAACAGAATCTGGGTACCATAAAGTCTTCAAATCTTTGTACTGAGATTATTGAGTACACAAGTCCAACAGAAACTGCTGTATGTAATCTGGCATCCATTGCATTACCGCGATATGTTCGAGAAAAG GGAGTTCCAGCAGAATCTCAACCGTCAAAGCTTGTTGGTAGCCAAGGTTCTAGCAATCGATACTTCGATTTTGATAAACTAGCTGAG ATCACATCAGTAGTTACTACAAATCTCAACAAAATCATTGATGTTAACTATTATCCAGTTGAAACTGCAAAAAAGTCAAACTTACGGCACAGACCCATCGGTATTGGGGTTCAGGGTCTTGCAGATGCTTTCATACTGCTTGGTATGCCCTTTGATTCACCAGAG GCTCAACAGTTGAACAAGGACATATTCGAGACGATATACTACCATGCTCTGAAGGCGTCAACCGAGTTAGCTGAAAAGGAAGGTACTTACGAAACATACAATGGAAGTCCCGTTAGCAAG GGAGTTCTGCAACCGGACATGTGGGGAGTAACACCTTCAGATAGGTGGGACTGGAACGCGCTTCGTTCAACGATAGCCAAAAACGGTGTAAGAAACTCACTGCTTGTAGCCCCTATGCCAACCGCTTCAACAAGTCAAATCCTTGGAAATAACGAGTGCTTTGAGCCATACACCTCCAATATCTACAGTCGTAGAGTTTTAAG TGGTGAATTTGTTGTAGTGAACAAGCATTTGTTGTATGATTTGACCGAGATGGGTCTTTGGTCCCCCACTCTTAAAAATCAGATCATATACGAGGACGGTTCTGTTCAGAAAATTTCTGAAATTCCTCAACATCTGAAAGAGATTTACAA AACTGTGTGGGAGATCAAACAAAAGACGTTGGTTGACATGGCCGTTGACCGTGGATGCTACATAGACCAGAGTCAAAGTCTAAATATACATATGGACCAACCAAACTATAACAAGCTTACGTCTTTACACTTTCACGCTTGGTCAAAG GGGCTTAAAACAGGTATGTACTATCTGCGATCGCGTGCTGCAGCGGATGCAATTAAGTTCACTGTTGATACTTCCCTTCTCGAC AAAAAGCGAAAGATAGCGGAGGATGGAAACGAAGATGACATCACAAAAATGTCGAAGATGGTGTGTTCGTTGTTGAACCGCGAGGAATGTATGGCATGTGGAAGTTAA
- the LOC110912757 gene encoding ribonucleoside-diphosphate reductase large subunit isoform X2 has product MYVIKRDGRQEAVHFDKITARLKKLSYGLSIEHCDPVLVSQKVCAGVYKGVTTSQLDELAAETAAAMTANHPDYASLAARIAVSNLHKNTKKSFSETIKDMYFHVCERSGKKAPLIADDVYEIIMKHAAKLDSEIIYDRDFDYDYFGFKTLERSYLLKIGGKVVERPQHMLMRVSVGIHKDDIDSVIKTYHLMSQRWFTHASPTLFNAGTPTPQLSSCFLLCMKDDSIEGIYDTLKECAVISKSAGGIGVSIHNIRSTGSYIRGTNGTSNGIIPMLRVFNDTARYVDQGGGKRKGAFAIYLEPWHADVYEFLDLRKNHGKEEQRARDLFYALWVPDLFMERVRSNGTWSLFCPNEAPGLADCWGQEFENLYTQYEKQGKAKKVVQAQDLWFTIMTSQIETGTPYMLFKDTCNRKSNQQNLGTIKSSNLCTEIIEYTSPTETAVCNLASIALPRYVREKGVPAESQPSKLVGSQGSSNRYFDFDKLAEITSVVTTNLNKIIDVNYYPVETAKKSNLRHRPIGIGVQGLADAFILLGMPFDSPEAQQLNKDIFETIYYHALKASTELAEKEGTYETYNGSPVSKGVLQPDMWGVTPSDRWDWNALRSTIAKNGVRNSLLVAPMPTASTSQILGNNECFEPYTSNIYSRRVLSGEFVVVNKHLLYDLTEMGLWSPTLKNQIIYEDGSVQKISEIPQHLKEIYKTVWEIKQKTLVDMAVDRGCYIDQSQSLNIHMDQPNYNKLTSLHFHAWSKGLKTGMYYLRSRAAADAIKFTVDTSLLDKKRKIAEDGNEDDITKMSKMVCSLLNREECMACGS; this is encoded by the exons ATGTATGTGATAAAAAGAGACGGACGGCAAGAGGCGGTGCATTTCGACAAAATAACCGCTCGATTGAAGAAACTCAGTTACGGACTCAGCATCGAACACTGTGATCCGGTGCTTGTGTCGCAGAAGGTGTGTGCTGGCGTATACAAAGGTGTTACTACTAGCCAGCTTGATGAACTCGCCGCGGAAACCGCCGCTGCGATGACTGCTAATCATCCTGATTATGCTTCT CTGGCTGCAAGGATTGCGGTATCGAATCTGCATAAGAACACGAAGAAATCATTCTCTGAGAC AATTAAAGACATGTACTTTCACGTCTGTGAGAGATCTGGGAAGAAGGCTCCCCTTATTGCAGATGACGTTTATGAAATCATCATGAAG CATGCTGCTAAGTTGGACAGTGAGATTATATACGATCGGGACTTTGATTATGATTATTTTGGTTTTAAAACCCTTGAGAGGTCATATCTATTGAAGATTGGAGGGAAGGTTGTTGAAAGACCTCAACATATGTTGATGAGGGTTTCGGTTGGGATTCACAAAGATGACATTGATTCGGTAATCAAGACTTATCATTTGATGTCACAGAGGTGGTTCACTCATGCTTCTCCCACCCTATTCAATGCAGGGACACCAACACCTCAA TTGAGTAGCTGTTTCCTGTTATGCATGAAAGACGATAGCATTGAGGGCATATACGATACTTTGAAGGAATGTGCTGTTATCAGCAAATCAGCAGGTGGAATTGGTGTCTCTATTCATAATATCCGTTCAACTGGAAGTTACATACGTGGAACAAATGGTACATCCAATGGCATTATCCCAATGCTGCGTGTCTTTAACGATACTGCTCGATATGTTGACCAAGGAGGTGGCAAGAGAAAGG GTGCATTTGCTATTTATTTGGAGCCATGGCATGCTGATGTATACGAGTTTCTTGATTTGAGGAAAAACCATGGAAAG GAAGAGCAACGGGCTCGGGATTTGTTTTACGCTCTTTGGGTACCTGATCTGTTTATGGAGAGAGTTCGGAGTAATGGCACGTGGTCTCTGTTTTGTCCAAATGAGGCTCCTGGTTTGGCTGATTGTTGGGGTCAAGAGTTTGAGAACCTCTATACCCAATATGAAAAACAA GGAAAAGCTAAGAAAGTTGTTCAGGCACAGGATCTTTGGTTCACTATTATGACATCTCAGATAGAAACAGGGACCCCTTACATGCTCTTCAAG GACACTTGTAATAGAAAAAGCAATCAACAGAATCTGGGTACCATAAAGTCTTCAAATCTTTGTACTGAGATTATTGAGTACACAAGTCCAACAGAAACTGCTGTATGTAATCTGGCATCCATTGCATTACCGCGATATGTTCGAGAAAAG GGAGTTCCAGCAGAATCTCAACCGTCAAAGCTTGTTGGTAGCCAAGGTTCTAGCAATCGATACTTCGATTTTGATAAACTAGCTGAG ATCACATCAGTAGTTACTACAAATCTCAACAAAATCATTGATGTTAACTATTATCCAGTTGAAACTGCAAAAAAGTCAAACTTACGGCACAGACCCATCGGTATTGGGGTTCAGGGTCTTGCAGATGCTTTCATACTGCTTGGTATGCCCTTTGATTCACCAGAG GCTCAACAGTTGAACAAGGACATATTCGAGACGATATACTACCATGCTCTGAAGGCGTCAACCGAGTTAGCTGAAAAGGAAGGTACTTACGAAACATACAATGGAAGTCCCGTTAGCAAG GGAGTTCTGCAACCGGACATGTGGGGAGTAACACCTTCAGATAGGTGGGACTGGAACGCGCTTCGTTCAACGATAGCCAAAAACGGTGTAAGAAACTCACTGCTTGTAGCCCCTATGCCAACCGCTTCAACAAGTCAAATCCTTGGAAATAACGAGTGCTTTGAGCCATACACCTCCAATATCTACAGTCGTAGAGTTTTAAG TGGTGAATTTGTTGTAGTGAACAAGCATTTGTTGTATGATTTGACCGAGATGGGTCTTTGGTCCCCCACTCTTAAAAATCAGATCATATACGAGGACGGTTCTGTTCAGAAAATTTCTGAAATTCCTCAACATCTGAAAGAGATTTACAA AACTGTGTGGGAGATCAAACAAAAGACGTTGGTTGACATGGCCGTTGACCGTGGATGCTACATAGACCAGAGTCAAAGTCTAAATATACATATGGACCAACCAAACTATAACAAGCTTACGTCTTTACACTTTCACGCTTGGTCAAAG GGGCTTAAAACAGGTATGTACTATCTGCGATCGCGTGCTGCAGCGGATGCAATTAAGTTCACTGTTGATACTTCCCTTCTCGAC AAAAAGCGAAAGATAGCGGAGGATGGAAACGAAGATGACATCACAAAAATGTCGAAGATGGTGTGTTCGTTGTTGAACCGCGAGGAATGTATGGCATGTGGAAGTTAA
- the LOC110912757 gene encoding ribonucleoside-diphosphate reductase large subunit isoform X1, whose amino-acid sequence MYVIKRDGRQEAVHFDKITARLKKLSYGLSIEHCDPVLVSQKVCAGVYKGVTTSQLDELAAETAAAMTANHPDYASLAARIAVSNLHKNTKKSFSETIKDMYFHVCERSGKKAPLIADDVYEIIMKHAAKLDSEIIYDRDFDYDYFGFKTLERSYLLKIGGKVVERPQHMLMRVSVGIHKDDIDSVIKTYHLMSQRWFTHASPTLFNAGTPTPQLSSCFLLCMKDDSIEGIYDTLKECAVISKSAGGIGVSIHNIRSTGSYIRGTNGTSNGIIPMLRVFNDTARYVDQGGGKRKGAFAIYLEPWHADVYEFLDLRKNHGKEEQRARDLFYALWVPDLFMERVRSNGTWSLFCPNEAPGLADCWGQEFENLYTQYEKQGKAKKVVQAQDLWFTIMTSQIETGTPYMLFKDTCNRKSNQQNLGTIKSSNLCTEIIEYTSPTETAVCNLASIALPRYVREKGVPAESQPSKLVGSQGSSNRYFDFDKLAEVCFLSLHSWKLTFGYAFSNLIISILFGQITSVVTTNLNKIIDVNYYPVETAKKSNLRHRPIGIGVQGLADAFILLGMPFDSPEAQQLNKDIFETIYYHALKASTELAEKEGTYETYNGSPVSKGVLQPDMWGVTPSDRWDWNALRSTIAKNGVRNSLLVAPMPTASTSQILGNNECFEPYTSNIYSRRVLSGEFVVVNKHLLYDLTEMGLWSPTLKNQIIYEDGSVQKISEIPQHLKEIYKTVWEIKQKTLVDMAVDRGCYIDQSQSLNIHMDQPNYNKLTSLHFHAWSKGLKTGMYYLRSRAAADAIKFTVDTSLLDKKRKIAEDGNEDDITKMSKMVCSLLNREECMACGS is encoded by the exons ATGTATGTGATAAAAAGAGACGGACGGCAAGAGGCGGTGCATTTCGACAAAATAACCGCTCGATTGAAGAAACTCAGTTACGGACTCAGCATCGAACACTGTGATCCGGTGCTTGTGTCGCAGAAGGTGTGTGCTGGCGTATACAAAGGTGTTACTACTAGCCAGCTTGATGAACTCGCCGCGGAAACCGCCGCTGCGATGACTGCTAATCATCCTGATTATGCTTCT CTGGCTGCAAGGATTGCGGTATCGAATCTGCATAAGAACACGAAGAAATCATTCTCTGAGAC AATTAAAGACATGTACTTTCACGTCTGTGAGAGATCTGGGAAGAAGGCTCCCCTTATTGCAGATGACGTTTATGAAATCATCATGAAG CATGCTGCTAAGTTGGACAGTGAGATTATATACGATCGGGACTTTGATTATGATTATTTTGGTTTTAAAACCCTTGAGAGGTCATATCTATTGAAGATTGGAGGGAAGGTTGTTGAAAGACCTCAACATATGTTGATGAGGGTTTCGGTTGGGATTCACAAAGATGACATTGATTCGGTAATCAAGACTTATCATTTGATGTCACAGAGGTGGTTCACTCATGCTTCTCCCACCCTATTCAATGCAGGGACACCAACACCTCAA TTGAGTAGCTGTTTCCTGTTATGCATGAAAGACGATAGCATTGAGGGCATATACGATACTTTGAAGGAATGTGCTGTTATCAGCAAATCAGCAGGTGGAATTGGTGTCTCTATTCATAATATCCGTTCAACTGGAAGTTACATACGTGGAACAAATGGTACATCCAATGGCATTATCCCAATGCTGCGTGTCTTTAACGATACTGCTCGATATGTTGACCAAGGAGGTGGCAAGAGAAAGG GTGCATTTGCTATTTATTTGGAGCCATGGCATGCTGATGTATACGAGTTTCTTGATTTGAGGAAAAACCATGGAAAG GAAGAGCAACGGGCTCGGGATTTGTTTTACGCTCTTTGGGTACCTGATCTGTTTATGGAGAGAGTTCGGAGTAATGGCACGTGGTCTCTGTTTTGTCCAAATGAGGCTCCTGGTTTGGCTGATTGTTGGGGTCAAGAGTTTGAGAACCTCTATACCCAATATGAAAAACAA GGAAAAGCTAAGAAAGTTGTTCAGGCACAGGATCTTTGGTTCACTATTATGACATCTCAGATAGAAACAGGGACCCCTTACATGCTCTTCAAG GACACTTGTAATAGAAAAAGCAATCAACAGAATCTGGGTACCATAAAGTCTTCAAATCTTTGTACTGAGATTATTGAGTACACAAGTCCAACAGAAACTGCTGTATGTAATCTGGCATCCATTGCATTACCGCGATATGTTCGAGAAAAG GGAGTTCCAGCAGAATCTCAACCGTCAAAGCTTGTTGGTAGCCAAGGTTCTAGCAATCGATACTTCGATTTTGATAAACTAGCTGAGGTTTGTTTCTTATCCCTTCATTCTTGGAAACTTACTTTCGGTTATGCTTTTAGCAATCTGATCATAAGTATTTTGTTTGGGCAGATCACATCAGTAGTTACTACAAATCTCAACAAAATCATTGATGTTAACTATTATCCAGTTGAAACTGCAAAAAAGTCAAACTTACGGCACAGACCCATCGGTATTGGGGTTCAGGGTCTTGCAGATGCTTTCATACTGCTTGGTATGCCCTTTGATTCACCAGAG GCTCAACAGTTGAACAAGGACATATTCGAGACGATATACTACCATGCTCTGAAGGCGTCAACCGAGTTAGCTGAAAAGGAAGGTACTTACGAAACATACAATGGAAGTCCCGTTAGCAAG GGAGTTCTGCAACCGGACATGTGGGGAGTAACACCTTCAGATAGGTGGGACTGGAACGCGCTTCGTTCAACGATAGCCAAAAACGGTGTAAGAAACTCACTGCTTGTAGCCCCTATGCCAACCGCTTCAACAAGTCAAATCCTTGGAAATAACGAGTGCTTTGAGCCATACACCTCCAATATCTACAGTCGTAGAGTTTTAAG TGGTGAATTTGTTGTAGTGAACAAGCATTTGTTGTATGATTTGACCGAGATGGGTCTTTGGTCCCCCACTCTTAAAAATCAGATCATATACGAGGACGGTTCTGTTCAGAAAATTTCTGAAATTCCTCAACATCTGAAAGAGATTTACAA AACTGTGTGGGAGATCAAACAAAAGACGTTGGTTGACATGGCCGTTGACCGTGGATGCTACATAGACCAGAGTCAAAGTCTAAATATACATATGGACCAACCAAACTATAACAAGCTTACGTCTTTACACTTTCACGCTTGGTCAAAG GGGCTTAAAACAGGTATGTACTATCTGCGATCGCGTGCTGCAGCGGATGCAATTAAGTTCACTGTTGATACTTCCCTTCTCGAC AAAAAGCGAAAGATAGCGGAGGATGGAAACGAAGATGACATCACAAAAATGTCGAAGATGGTGTGTTCGTTGTTGAACCGCGAGGAATGTATGGCATGTGGAAGTTAA
- the LOC110912756 gene encoding DNA repair protein RAD51 homolog 2 isoform X1 gives MANKRITEMGLPKSIGHIFAARNIITAKDALSLTEFELMELLDVGLAQVKSALALISEMTSPRYQTVQTLLDQRKQNEYLTGHLPTQLKGLDAALCGGLPFGALTELVGPSGIGKTQFCLKLSLLAALPSCYGGLDGQVIYIDVESKFSSRRLIEIGINSFPEVFCLDGIAKEMAGRITVLRPGSLTEFTESLQEIKVSVLQYKVKLLIVDSMAALVSGEYEQGPQRQHPLGWHISFLKSLAEFSRIPVVMTNQVRSRGANQISQYIFQESTVEDDTEKFDSRLVAALGIHWAHAVNIRLVLESRSGQRFIKVAKSPMSPTLAFPFQVTSMGIILLNDDGVEMAGPQINAIDHQGHSDIIFHGDER, from the exons ATGGCGAACAAGCGAATCACTGAAATGGGTCTGCCAAAATCCATTGGTCACATATTTGCAGCTCGAAATATCATTACGGCTAAG GATGCATTATCATTGACTGAATTCGAGTTGATGGAATTATTAGATGTGGGTTTGGCACAAGTAAAGTCCGCGCTAGCTCTCATTAGTGAGATGACATCTCCACGTTATCAAACG GTTCAAACCCTGCTGGATCAACGCAAGCAAAATGAGTATCTGACGGGTCATCTTCCCACACAACTGAAGGGGCTTGATGCAGCTTTATGTGGTGGACTACCGTTTGGTGCTTTGACGGAGTTGGTAGGGCCCTCGGGAATTGGAAAAACACAA TTCTGCTTGAAGCTTTCTCTTTTGGCTGCACTGCCATCTTGTTATGGAGGCTTGGATGGTCAAGTAATTTACATTGATGTAGAATCCAAATTTAGTTCAAGAAG GTTAATCGAAATTGGTATTAATAGTTTCCCAGAAGTATTTTGCTTGGATGGCATAGCAAAAGAG ATGGCAGGTCGGATCACAGTTCTAAGACCTGGTTCCTTGACTGAGTTTACTGAGAG CTTGCAAGAAATCAAAGTTTCGGTCCTCCAATACAAAGTAAAGTTGCTAATCGTTGATAGCATGGCCGCTCTTGTTTCCGG GGAATACGAACAAGGGCCTCAGAGGCAACATCCATTGGGCTGGCATATTTCATTCCTCAA GTCACTTGCCGAATTTTCACGAATACCCGTGGTGATGACAAATCAAGTAAGATCTCGAGGCGCTAATCAAATCTCACAGTATATTTTCCAAG AGAGCACTGTAGAGGATGATACCGAAAAATTTGATTCCCGTCTTGTTGCTGCTTTGGGGATTCACTGGGCTCATGCTGTTAACATTCGTCTTGTTCTTGAATCTAGATCAG GTCAGCGATTTATAAAGGTGGCAAAATCTCCAATGTCACCGACACTTGCATTCCCGTTTCAAGTTACTTCAATGGGGATAATATTACTTAACGATGATGGAGTAGAAATGGCAGGACCGCAAATAAACGCCATTGATCATCAAG GTCACAGTGACATAATTTTTCATGGAGATGAAAGGTGA
- the LOC110912756 gene encoding DNA repair protein RAD51 homolog 2 isoform X3 — protein MRIPHQEASHDALSLTEFELMELLDVGLAQVKSALALISEMTSPRYQTVQTLLDQRKQNEYLTGHLPTQLKGLDAALCGGLPFGALTELVGPSGIGKTQFCLKLSLLAALPSCYGGLDGQVIYIDVESKFSSRRLIEIGINSFPEVFCLDGIAKEMAGRITVLRPGSLTEFTESLQEIKVSVLQYKVKLLIVDSMAALVSGEYEQGPQRQHPLGWHISFLKSLAEFSRIPVVMTNQVRSRGANQISQYIFQESTVEDDTEKFDSRLVAALGIHWAHAVNIRLVLESRSGQRFIKVAKSPMSPTLAFPFQVTSMGIILLNDDGVEMAGPQINAIDHQGHSDIIFHGDER, from the exons ATGAGGATACCTCATCAAGAAGCATCTCAT GATGCATTATCATTGACTGAATTCGAGTTGATGGAATTATTAGATGTGGGTTTGGCACAAGTAAAGTCCGCGCTAGCTCTCATTAGTGAGATGACATCTCCACGTTATCAAACG GTTCAAACCCTGCTGGATCAACGCAAGCAAAATGAGTATCTGACGGGTCATCTTCCCACACAACTGAAGGGGCTTGATGCAGCTTTATGTGGTGGACTACCGTTTGGTGCTTTGACGGAGTTGGTAGGGCCCTCGGGAATTGGAAAAACACAA TTCTGCTTGAAGCTTTCTCTTTTGGCTGCACTGCCATCTTGTTATGGAGGCTTGGATGGTCAAGTAATTTACATTGATGTAGAATCCAAATTTAGTTCAAGAAG GTTAATCGAAATTGGTATTAATAGTTTCCCAGAAGTATTTTGCTTGGATGGCATAGCAAAAGAG ATGGCAGGTCGGATCACAGTTCTAAGACCTGGTTCCTTGACTGAGTTTACTGAGAG CTTGCAAGAAATCAAAGTTTCGGTCCTCCAATACAAAGTAAAGTTGCTAATCGTTGATAGCATGGCCGCTCTTGTTTCCGG GGAATACGAACAAGGGCCTCAGAGGCAACATCCATTGGGCTGGCATATTTCATTCCTCAA GTCACTTGCCGAATTTTCACGAATACCCGTGGTGATGACAAATCAAGTAAGATCTCGAGGCGCTAATCAAATCTCACAGTATATTTTCCAAG AGAGCACTGTAGAGGATGATACCGAAAAATTTGATTCCCGTCTTGTTGCTGCTTTGGGGATTCACTGGGCTCATGCTGTTAACATTCGTCTTGTTCTTGAATCTAGATCAG GTCAGCGATTTATAAAGGTGGCAAAATCTCCAATGTCACCGACACTTGCATTCCCGTTTCAAGTTACTTCAATGGGGATAATATTACTTAACGATGATGGAGTAGAAATGGCAGGACCGCAAATAAACGCCATTGATCATCAAG GTCACAGTGACATAATTTTTCATGGAGATGAAAGGTGA